cTCGATAGATTTTAGGTAAGGGACTGGCATGTACTAACCATGGTGGCTGAGATCCAAATACACCCTCAGCAGGGCACACACATGCAAATTTGTGAGCggagaaagaaagtaaatggTAAAGAATCCCGTGGAATCACGTACTGAGAAGAAAGAGCTGTAGAGAACTTCCTAAGGGGcatgtttcccccccccccccccccccattatttcAGTCATGGAATCGACCAAAATGTCAGACATGACAAAGCTTCACCAAGCTGTGGCTGTTGGGGATTACAGTTTAGTGAAAAAGATTTTGAAGAAAGGTCTCTGTGACCCAAACTACAAGGATGTGGACTGGAATGACCGAACTCCACTTCACTGGGCTGCAATCAAAGGTGAGTGGGCAGTGCCTGGGTAGAATCCCTCTTTTGGAGCCCACCATTTGTGAAGTGACCAGTCTGTGTGGGGGTAGTAGAAAGAACATTTCTTGAGAGCCAAATGGAACATTTCAACCCTGGCACCACCACTTACTGGTTGTAGCACCTTCAGCAAATTATTTAATGTCTCTGGGCCTTAAGTGAGTTATCTACATAATGGAAACTGATGCTACCTTGGAATCTTGTGGTGAGGATTCACTAAGATAATGCATGTACAGTGCCCAGCCCATAATTTGCTCTCAATTGATATTAGTCTTCTGCCCTCTTGACCTCCAACAAGAAAGGGAACATCATTGCCGAGGTCAGACAGGGACTCTGCCTTGTTCATTGCTATAACCCCCATGCCTCACATGGCTCGGTTACAGAATTCAAGGAGAATAGTAGCAAAAGCAGCCAATGGGCCTATCAAGGCCTTCAGCAATGGAACACCATGGAAGGATGTCAAGTAAGAGAgtgttctgtttgctttttaaaattttgttttgacttCTATATGGAGAATGGATTGGCAGGAAGCAAGACTGGATGCAGAGAAATCAGTTGGTAGAATTTTGCAGAAACTTAAGTCCAAGGTGATGGTGGCTATAATGAAGCACCTTTTAGTGAACACTTGCTttatgctgggcactgtgctgtaTACATTATGCCTGTGGTTTCATTTGTACTTCACAAGAACTCACTGAGGGAGgtgatcatatttttaatttacaaatgaggaaacctgAGCCTCACACCTTCATTTCTCGTCTGGGATGCCATAGTCAGCAGCTGTTATTTACTGGCAGGTATGAGCCCACATCCGTCGTCCCCAAAAGCCTGGGCTCTTAACTGGTGCTAACTATAAAGTCGGTgggacttaaaatattttttatcgaGGTGTAATTAATATACAGCATTATATCAGTTTCAGAGGTACAACAACACAATGactaaatttttttatgtgttgcGAAATGAGCACCACAGTAACTGAAGTTAAAATCTGTCCCCATTTGTAGTTACCAAAAAGCTTTCTTCTGGTAagttttaagatctactctcttggcaGCTTTCAAATCTGCAACACAGCCTCGTTAACTATAGTCACCCTGTGGTACATTGCATCGTcgggacttacttattttataactgatgtTTGGACCTTTTGCCGGTCGTCACTCGTTTCTCCCACCCCttaccccccacctctggcaaccaccagtttgttcacTGAACCAGTGATattggtgtgtttgtgtgtgtgtgaggtttcTGTTGCTGTTGTTCTTGTAGATTCCGCGTACAAGTGAGATCCtaaggtatttctttttctctggcttatttccaCTCAGCGTAATGCCCTCAAGGcccatccctgttgttgcaaaatgtttgcttttcaatCACCATTGAGACTGACAAAAGCTGAGTGAGCCTGACCAGTGCCCTACAGGCATGAGTAGGGCGCCTTAGGAGGGAAAGCAAGATTCCTAGGAAGGGATTGGGGGGAAGGGAATGCCCTGGAGGGAGGGAGTAGAGGGAATAGTTGGAGGGCCCAGGCCTCTGGTAGGAGCAAGGTTCATGGGGTGAAGTGGGGCACTGCGTCCCTGGTAAGAAGGGgcgggggaaggagagggagggtgaggaggggctTCCCAGCAAATGTCTTCCCTTCTTTTGGACAACCTAGGCTAGTTCTGGCCTCCGCGGGGGCAGAGACATTTTAATCTTAACCTCTTCCCGTTTCTTCCCGTTTCTTCCCGTTACATCTAAGGGCATGTGGAGGTGATGCAGCTCCTTATAGAATACGGAGCCAGGCCCTGCCTGGTGACTGATGTGGGCTGGACCCCAGCTCATTTTGCAGCTGAGTCAGGCCACGTGAATGTGCTCAAAATTCTCCATGCATTGCATGCGGCCATCGACGCCCCCGACTTCTTTGGAGACACGCCGAAGAGGATCGCACAGATCTATGGGCAGACCGCCTGTGTGGCGTTTCTGGAGAAGTAAGTTTCCTTTATTTCCAGCTAGAGAAGTGGCAGAGAAACAGGAGCCTGTGATCAAGATATCTGCCAACTCAGTGGTCTCGGGCCCATCCCAGGGAATGAGCAAATTCAGCTAACAGTTGTCTGAgttgtttttattaacttttcacAGAAATGACTAGTTTAGGTGGAAGCGACATTGCTGCAGATTTTGTGAAATCTATTGTTTTTGTATTATACcaaaattatagttattttaatgatACATATTTATAACAATGTTAACAACATCTCATtgttataattactattttagaTTATACAAAAATTATCTCAGATAAGAGAGGTGAGACACCAAGTTTGCCAATGGGACGTGGGACAAGATTCATGCAGCCCCTGCAGATTCCTGAAAGGTATTcatactagctatgtgaccttgggcaagttaagccaccttgctggctcagtttTCGTATTAAAAATGAACCTGGTGAATTAGGCTATCAGCTGTAAGGTCCCTTCTACCTTTTAAAATTGCTGTTCGCCTATGAATCTTCTATTCTCACACTCACCTAACATAAGGACTTTTCTAGCATTCGCTAATCTTTTCTCTCACCCACACATTCAAATGGAATGAAGTGTCAGTGATGCACGTGACAGTTACAGCTTCGGGAggcatggaaataaaatttaggaaTTTATGATCCGGTTGGGTTAATCAGTAGTTCGTACACGAGGCAGTAAAGTAACAGAATGACGGTGGCATTGCctgaaaaccaaaatgagatcCGTAGCAAATCTGACTCCAGGGCAGGGCAGTtcatggtggggaagggggatgaCCGTGAAATCACCTTCTAAGAACTTGAAGATAAAGTTATCGTCTGTTAAGTAAAATAGTTGCTTACAATGAGGTTGGATATCTGTAGAAGTAACCAAAGAGACCTTCTCTTAAGAAGGTGCTCCACAGTAAAAAATACTCaagcagtgcctgggtggttcagtctgtgaaacccctggctcttgattttggctcaggtcatgatcccagggttgtgggatcaagccccgtgttgggctccgtgctgagcacagagcctgcctgggattctctctctctttttctctctgccctccgccACGTGTACACatgcacgtgctctgtctctctttctctctctatctcaaaaaaaataaataaataaataaatatcatgattGAGGTGATTTGGAGGTTAAAGAGACAGAACCTTGAGTCCTGACTCGAAGACTCTTCTCCCCAATCCTGCATCATTCCCTACATTCAGTGAGCGTCATCCATTGGGGACCTCAGCATCTGCAGCATTGTTctctgaacttttaaaaactcttaacatATCACTATGTGGGCATGGTTCCCTCTCTTCGTTCTGCCAGTTGCTGGATCACCACACAGGGATTTGAATGCATCAAGACCTCTTCTCATTCagcttcttctttccctcccgaTCCGTCGTCTGCCTGAAGGTTCCACGATCTTCCATCTATCTGCCATCTGGACGCCATGATACACTGCTTCTTCCACTCTGTTCCCATGATTCTTAAGTTTCCAACCGTTTGTCCTTCtgtaccatatgacccagcattcCCACCCTTGAGTCAGTGTCTGTCTTCGCCACTCCTGTGCCTGTCCTGGTGGAGAAAAGCCCACAACGACGTACACAGGCACCATCAGAAATTCTGGAATTCCTGTCTTCAGCTGAGCCCTCAGAACAGTTGGACTATCCCTTCTTGTCCTGCTCCTTCATTGACGACTCACGTCCCCATCGTACCTCCACCTGTTCCTCAGACAGTAGGCTTTCCCCTTCATAGAGAAGATTGAAGCCAAGAGCATATGTATTTCAACCTCCTACACCTACATGTGGTATATACACCACATCCGTTCCTTCTTACCTTCCTGTCTGTCCTTCTGGGAGAAGTGTTACCTCTCCATATAGGCCCTGATCCAAATCTTTGTACCTCCTACAGGGCCATCGTTCCCATACTCTCTGTTGCATCTTTTACcctctcttctgtatttttggctttttttctacTCCTTCCCTTCAGTCCTCATTGGCCTTTGAACCTGTTCAAATAGATCTTATGGAACAAGCACACAAACGATTAGAGGTCCTTCTAACtgtctgctgtttcttttctcttcctgcattTCTATGCTACTTGAATGTTACTCTGTGTAATCGTCTCTCCTTCCTCACCCACCTTTGCGCTTCTTCCCCACTGTTGTCTTAATCAGTGCTCATCCGGGGAGGTCCTTGTTGCTAAATGAGTGACCTCTTATCAGTTCTCATCTCCCTTAATTTGGTATTTGACTGCCCTTCTCTTTTGGCATGTCTCCTTGGATAACTTTTTATCCTCTCTGATGCTACTgtcttctatttctccttgcaccTATCTGATCATTTCTTCTCATGATTCTCTTGGGCTCTGATTCTCGCTTGCCTTTTAGATGCTGAAATTCCTCAGCATCTTATCCTTGGCTGTCCTCTGCTGAACCTCTCTGCATAATCTCATCCCCTTCCTAGTGACCCGTGGGTGGATAAGCATGATACATGAGCCCAGCATAACTGAAGTGGAAGATGGGTGGTTCCTCCaaatagtgggggtgggggtggggtgctatTACCAGGAAAAGTGGGCCTGCAGGGCTGAGCCGACGAAAACAACAACGATCAGCCACATCACGTGTAAGTCATGTTTAGGTATCATCATCTTCCATGTGGAACTTCCCTTTTGACAGTTGAAAGGGGTTAGAGAGAAGGAATCCTGGTTAAGAGGAAATTAATCTGGACCTTGAAAGATAGCTAAGGCCTGACTAATGCAGGAGGGAGAAAGATTCTTGATTTGGAGAGAAGGGCACCAAGTCGGAAGTGTGCAGGGGTTGTGCATACGTgtgagggagtggagggggagTGAAAGGATGAGTGGCCTGGCTAAGTACACCACTCATGCTAGAGAGAAGTGGAGAATaaggttgggtgggtgggtgaccaTTATGGGATGGGCGAGCAGATGAGTGTGAACTCATCTAGGCATTGAGGAGAGGAAACAGATGCTCTAGCAAAGTCCCTTCTGTAGGGGAAGAGACAGCAGGGGTGGTATGCAGCTAGGATTGGAGGCACTCAGACCATAAGTAGGGAGGTCACTGAGGAATTTCTTAATGCCTCATGTTGCAAGTAGGTGCTCTCCTGGGCTAGGATGATGAAAAGAAAGGATAtaagagaatttcagaaaaagCCTGGACAGTATTTGACAACTTGCTGAATATCCCAGGGGTCCTAGTGAAATAATTCAACTTTTGGTTCGGCTTCCTCTAAGCcgtgcattcaacaaatattttggagCCCTACCTACCATGCCCACTGCTTTGAACTCGATACCACAAAGGATTTAAAGATAAATCAGATACAGTGTTGGATGTCAAGTTCCCTGTGTGAGAGGGGAGATACTTGTTTACATAAATAGTGCTACTATGGGATAGAAGGTGGCAAAGCCCAAaaagagcagggcagaggaaggatgtTATGTGGTCTAAATACGGAGCGGTCACTTCTTGTTGTTAAGGGGACAAGCAGGTTTGCTatctaaagagataaaaattgaataataaagATTGAACTGTGCTTTTTGTAAAACTTTGTACTTGAACTACTTCAAACGATACTGTTGTCTGCTTTTCTTTGTCCATGTGTGTATGATGATCTATTTACCCATTCCTCTCTTACCTCTTCTATTGTTCCATATCTACCACCTATCTATATATCGTGTAAGTATTCTTTTCACAAATCCTTctatatacaaataatacataTGTGATTAtggctacttttcttttttaaatgtttccatattttaaattcttatacaACAAGGGTGCTTGAgcggctcagatggttaagcaccaactttggctcaggtcatgctctctcagttcgtgggttcaagccctgcgtggggctctgtgctgacagctgagcccggagcctgcttcggattctgcgtttccctctccATCTGTTCCTCTCACActtgcactctcactctttcaaaaataagtaaacatttaaaaattttttttaataaaaaaataaaatcttatgcaACAAATGTACATGGTTttataattaaggaaaaaatacaatggaaaaagaAACGAAGGAAAACAGCATCCTAGTAATATGCTGGTGGCTCTGTGAATGTGAGTCCTTCAGCATTAGCAGTGTCGTCTACACGCTAAGTGCCCATCCTTCTATGAACTTCCCACTCTGGGCATGCCATTTTTCTCCACCTCAGTAGCTTCTTTAGTGTCCGAGGTCCCGAAGCGTACACTTCGAGATGCTGGAGCTTggcccccttctttctctccggGACTCCTGAGGTGGCGGGGCTGTGTGCAGAGGGCTGGAAGAGACGCCCACGCTGATGCCAGCCCAGAGTCTCCCACCCGGGTACTGAGAGCCGCCATCTTGCCCACACAGGCTGTCCCATCCGGGTACTGAGAGCCGCCATCTTGACCACACAGGCTCTCCCATCCGGGTACTGAGAGCCGCCATCTTGCCCCTCTCCAGGGCCGAGCCCGAGTGCCAGGACCATCGCCGCACTGCCAGGCAGAAGGGGCTGCCTCTGGACCAGAGGGACGAAGACTGGGATGCCAAGAAAAGGGAGCTGGAGCTGTCTCTTCCCTCCTCGAATCAAAAAACTagtaagaaaaagattaaaaaaatccgaGGCCCCACCAGGCTGAGCCATCCCAAGGAGAGGAGAATGTGAGGACAGCGTTGGTGGCTCTGGCACCCATGTTTTCTGCGGAAATAGTTTTCCCTGGCACCAGACTAGGAGTGGTTAGATCTGTGCTGTCTTTACATGATTCTAGAGACCATTCTGTAAGACCATTCTGTAGACCGGCCTTCTACCGGCAGCTCATGACCTGTCATTCAACCCAAAGCCTCGCTGGGCGTTCCCTACAGGAGCTGCTGCCTCCTTGCTGATCCAAGCTGTCCACAAGTATTGCCAGAAAGGGACAAGTGTTAGCTGCTTGTGTTTGGCCATGAGtcctttgcactgtcagcaccccGTGACCCACTATATGCAACTATTGAATTATAGGGGGCAAAGAAAGAGCTCTCCCTAAGGAAACTGGAttgtttcaatgaaaaaaaaagtaacaatacaATCCCAATAATTTCCAACCTACTCAGTTCAGTTaatctatggaaaaaaaaaaaaaggtatttgttaCCACGTAAGCCAAGCAAGGAGGTGAACAAATGTAGCTCccagtttccagttttttttgttttgtttgtttgtttctttgcagaGTAGGGGCTCACAATCTCAGCATGGTCATTGATCAGTGATCACTTTCACATAAGAAAAACGGTGTGGGTGATGGACCAACTCATTGAGCGATAACCGGAAACCCCAACAAGAATTCATTTCATCCCACATAAGAAATGAGAGGTAGCAAGGATAGTGGACCATGTGAATACAGCTCTACTTGTGCAATGTGTATTTTAGGGAATCTGAACACAGATCAGGTATTTCCAATGAAAATATTGCATCCAAATTGAGATCTGCTCTAACTGTAAAATATATATCAGATTTTGAATacttagaaaaaatgtaaaacagctcATTAATGTTCTTGATTACATGGTGAAATGATACTATGTTAgatattgagttaaataaaacgTATTACTAAcgtgaattttctctttttccatccaCTTTTTGAAACACGTGGCTgccaatggggtgcctgggtgactcagtccgttaagcgtctgactcttgattttgtctcgggcctcaggtcatgatctcatggcatgtGAGTtcagttggagccctgcatccggctccgtgctgacagcacacagcctgcttgggatcctctcccacccccccaccccccttccttctctccccaccccgtgcttgttctctttctctctcaaaaataaataaaaactgaaaagaaaaaaagaaaatatgcgaCTGCTAGAATGTTTAAAATTCCGTAGGTggcttgccctttttttttttttttttttttttttcctcctgacagCACTGCAGGAGAaaccagaaaatatttacagCCTCCACCGGGCAGATGGCCTGAGGCGCTCCAATTGGCTACTCTACGTTCTAGATTTACTAGCTTCTCTGCCTAACTCAGTGTCTTTAGGCATCTAACGTCTTCATTACGCCTTCCTCAATTCATGTTTGTGTTAATACAGGCCGTGCTCGGTTTGAATtacatgaaatgaac
The nucleotide sequence above comes from Panthera tigris isolate Pti1 chromosome B2, P.tigris_Pti1_mat1.1, whole genome shotgun sequence. Encoded proteins:
- the ANKRD66 gene encoding ankyrin repeat domain-containing protein 66 isoform X3, whose product is MESTKMSDMTKLHQAVAVGDYSLVKKILKKGLCDPNYKDVDWNDRTPLHWAAIKGHVEVMQLLIEYGARPCLVTDVGWTPAHFAAESGHVNVLKILHALHAAIDAPDFFGDTPKRIAQIYGQTACVAFLEKAEPECQDHRRTARQKGLPLDQRDEDWDAKKRELELSLPSSNQKTSKKKIKKIRGPTRLSHPKERRM
- the ANKRD66 gene encoding ankyrin repeat domain-containing protein 66 isoform X1, with translation MESTKMSDMTKLHQAVAVGDYSLVKKILKKGLCDPNYKDVDWNDRTPLHWAAIKGHVEVMQLLIEYGARPCLVTDVGWTPAHFAAESGHVNVLKILHALHAAIDAPDFFGDTPKRIAQIYGQTACVAFLEKLSHPGTESRHLDHTGSPIRVLRAAILPLSRAEPECQDHRRTARQKGLPLDQRDEDWDAKKRELELSLPSSNQKTSKKKIKKIRGPTRLSHPKERRM
- the ANKRD66 gene encoding ankyrin repeat domain-containing protein 66 isoform X2 — translated: MESTKMSDMTKLHQAVAVGDYSLVKKILKKGLCDPNYKDVDWNDRTPLHWAAIKGHVEVMQLLIEYGARPCLVTDVGWTPAHFAAESGHVNVLKILHALHAAIDAPDFFGDTPKRIAQIYGQTACVAFLEKLSHPGTESRHLDHTGSPIRVLRAAILPLSRAEPECQDHRRTARQKGLPLDQRDEDWDAKKRELELSLPSSNQKTK